A genome region from Anopheles stephensi strain Indian chromosome 2, UCI_ANSTEP_V1.0, whole genome shotgun sequence includes the following:
- the LOC118504220 gene encoding 26S proteasome regulatory subunit 6A-B-like, translating into MEYVKPFVGIPEYITFVDSLSVEDLKSEIVRLEYEIRTMKEEIGSKESRIAKLKEANEKSAKFIARHRKPPYLVATVQEVLDMDPLADESDHVDGMVLRDSQTKCKSVVIKTTSRQTCFLPLVGIVDVEKLQPGDMVGVNRDTYLIMELLPKERDPRVQAMQVTDRPTEQYTDIGGLDNQIKELIEAIVLPLTHKDKFERLGIRPPKGVLMYGPPGTGKTLLARACAAQTKATFIKLAGPQLVQMFIGDGAKLVRDAFAVAKEKAPTIIFIDELDAIGTKRFDSTKAGDREVQRTMLELLNQMDGFGPSDDIKVIGATNRVDILDPALLRSGRLDRKIEFPHPNDEARARIMQIHSRRMNVSPDVNFEELARSTDDFNGAQCKAVCVEAGMIALHRSAFEVAHEDFMEAIIEVQAKKKTNLGYFT; encoded by the coding sequence ATGGAGTATGTGAAGCCTTTTGTTGGTATTCCTGAGTATATTACATTCGTTGATTCCCTGTCCGTGGAGGACCTGAAATCTGAAATCGTGCGCCTTGAATACGAGATACGTACAATGAAGGAGGAAATCGGCAGCAAAGAAAGTCGTATAGCAAAATTGAAGGAAGCGAATGAAAAAAGTGCCAAATTCATCGCACGCCACCGTAAGCCACCCTACCTGGTGGCGACCGTGCAGGAGGTGCTGGATATGGATCCGCTGGCGGACGAGTCGGACCATGTGGACGGGATGGTGCTGCGGGATTCGCAGACCAAGTGCAAGAGTGTGGTGATTAAGACAACCTCACGGCAGACCTGCTTCTTGCCCCTGGTTGGAATCGTTGATGTGGAAAAGCTGCAACCGGGAGATATGGTCGGTGTGAACCGGGATACGTACTTGATTATGGAACTGCTGCCGAAGGAGCGTGATCCACGTGTGCAGGCAATGCAGGTGACCGACCGGCCAACGGAGCAGTACACCGACATCGGTGGGCTGGACAATCAGATCAAGGAGCTGATCGAAGCGATCGTGCTGCCCCTGACACACAAGGACAAATTCGAACGTTTGGGTATCCGCCCGCCGAAGGGTGTGCTGATGTACGGACCACCAGGCACGGGTAAAACGCTGCTAGCCCGTGCCTGTGCCGCACAAACCAAAGCGACCTTTATCAAGCTGGCCGGTCCCCAGCTGGTGCAGATGTTCATCGGTGATGGGGCCAAGCTGGTACGGGATGCGTTTGCCGTGGCGAAGGAAAAGGCGCCGACCATCATCTTTATCGACGAGCTGGATGCGATCGGTACGAAACGGTTCGACTCAACCAAGGCCGGCGATCGGGAGGTACAGCGGACAATGCTCGAGCTGCTGAATCAGATGGACGGATTTGGGCCGTCGGATGACATCAAGGTAATCGGAGCGACTAACCGGGTGGACATACTCGATCCGGCCTTGCTGCGTTCCGGACGGCTGGACCGGAAGATTGAGTTCCCGCACCCGAACGATGAAGCACGGGCGCGTATCATGCAGATCCACTCGCGCCGGATGAACGTTAGTCCGGATGTGAACTTTGAAGAGCTGGCCCGTTCGACGGACGATTTCAACGGGGCACAGTGTAAGGCGGTTTGCGTGGAGGCGGGCATGATTGCGCTGCACCGGTCGGCGTTTGAGGTGGCGCACGAAGACTTTATGGAGGCGATCATTGAAGTgcaagcgaagaagaagactaaCTTGGGCTACTTTACATAG